One window of Quercus robur chromosome 12, dhQueRobu3.1, whole genome shotgun sequence genomic DNA carries:
- the LOC126708666 gene encoding acyl-CoA-binding domain-containing protein 3-like produces the protein MELVQELLVTASLTLILSLVVAKLVSMAMSGGSDHDSPAKSTPNVAQEIVMEDIQFSTVQSFQSETKLHESLEEQVEEFKAERPLHLQSEEIVEIQTVSGDQIPELPEKSPERVLEEEPQVVELPEKLTEVEIVKESLEKKEEVEESLTEKEVVAEISEETRFDCSEEEDDWEGIERSELEKAFATAAKFVVESGDKEDRLVNVGSDVQLELYGLHKVATEGPCRESQPMPLKLSARAKWNAWQKLGNMSPEVAMEQYIDLLSDRVPGWTEDKFAGGIKADSSEAVVSSTVAESSEAEISSKVAPDASTFSQHQPNYTDYIDERKPEQKSGAEEADQTGGSNLEDKAKE, from the exons ATGGAGCTAGTGCAGGAGCTCTTGGTCACagcctctctcactctcatcctctctctcgTCGTAGCTAAGCTCGTTTCCATGGCTATGTCTGGTGGCTCTGATCACGACTCGCCGGCGAAATCGACTCCAAATGTTGCTCAAGAGATTGTCATGGAGGATATTCAGTTCTCGACTGTTCAGAGTTTCCAAAGCGAGACGAAGCTCCATGAATCCCTCGAAGAACAGGTCGAAGAATTCAAAGCTGAACGACCTCTTCAccttcagtccgaggagatcgTGGAAATTCAGACGGTTTCCGGTGATCAAATTCCTGAACTGCCGGAAAAGTCACCGGAGCGAGTTTTGGAAGAAGAGCCTCAGGTCGTTGAATTGCCGGAGAAGTTAACGGAGGTAGAGATCGTAAAAGAGAGCTTGGAGAAGAAAGAGGAGGTTGAAGAATCGTTAACGGAGAAGGAAGTAGTTGCAGAAATTTCTGAGGAGACGAGGTTTGATTGTAGCGAAGAGGAAGATGATTGGGAAGGAATAGAGAGGAGCGAGTTGGAAAAAGCTTTTGCGACGGCAGCAAAGTTCGTCGTGGAATCAGGGGACAAGGAAGATAGGTTGGTGAATGTAGGGAGTGATGTGCAATTGGAATTGTATGGGCTTCACAAAGTTGCTACCGAAGGTCCTTGTCGTGAATCTCAGCCTATGCCTCTCAAGCTCTCTGCTCGCGCCAAGTG GAATGCTTGGCAAAAGCTGGGGAACATGAGTCCAGAGGTGGCAATGGAGCAGTATATCGACCTTCTCTCAGATAGAGTTCCTGGGTGGACAGAAGACAAATTTGCT GGAGGCATTAAAGCTGATTCCTCAGAAGCAGTAGTATCCAGTACTGTTGCTGAATCCTCAGAAGCTGAAATATCCAGTAAAGTTGCTCCTGATGCTAGCACATTTTCACAGCATCAACCTAATTATACAGATTATATAGATGAGAG GAAACCAGAACAGAAGAGTGGAGCTGAGGAAGCTGATCAGACTGGAGGCTCAAACTTGGAGGACAAg Gcgaaagaatga
- the LOC126708059 gene encoding glycine-rich protein 5-like, with the protein MGTNNVVSWSLIFMVLGLFSYTLVEANREGRFWSGERYGSGHVLHSRLSDGAGHLGLTAGGYNGGSGKGGGIGSGYGGNGGGGVGGGGGFGSGSGGGGGGFGGGGGSGNGGFGSGGGSGGGFGSGIGGGGYGTGDGSGGGFGNGSGKGGYGSGGGGGGGGGGDFGPGYGQGGSGEGSGFGSGSGSGSGYQRYVTGTGSGGGSYLPPKKT; encoded by the coding sequence ATGGGAACAAATAATGTGGTCTCGTGGAGTCTCATTTTCATGGTTTTGGGGCTCTTTAGCTACACACTAGTTGAAGCTAACAGAGAAGGAAGGTTTTGGAGTGGTGAGAGATATGGATCGGGCCATGTGCTACATAGTAGGTTGAGTGATGGGGCTGGCCATCTAGGACTAACTGCTGGTGGTTATAATGGAGGAAGTGGTAAAGGGGGTGGGATTGGGTCGGGTTATGGTGGCAATGGGGGTGGAGgagttggtggtggtggtggttttggatCTGGAAGTGGTGGTGGCGGCGGAGgctttggtggtggtgggggctCAGGCAATGGAGGGTTTGGTTcaggtggtggtagtggtggagGGTTTGGTTCGGGTATTGGTGGTGGAGGGTATGGTACAGGTGATGGTAGTGGTGGCGGGTTTGGTAATGGATCTGGCAAGGGTGGTTATGGTTCAGGTGGGGGAGGTGGTGGAGGGGGTGGTGGTGACTTCGGGCCTGGGTATGGTCAGGGTGGTAGTGGTGAAGGAAGTGGATTTGGCTCAGGCTCAGGCTCAGGCTCAGGATATCAAAGATATGTTACTGGCACAGGTTCTGGTGGGGGCTCATACTTACCTCCAAAAAAGACTTAA